The following proteins come from a genomic window of Pirellula staleyi DSM 6068:
- a CDS encoding 2-oxoacid:acceptor oxidoreductase subunit alpha: MSTTIESAAVSRKSVQSIPSATVRFAGDSGDGMQITGDQLTRTAALMGSDVATFPDYPAEIRAPRGTLAGVSGFQVHFASEDIFTPGDQLDALVVMNPAALKTNLGDLRKGGILIVNTDNFQKSDLELAKYETNPLDSEVLEHTYQLFKVQMSKITRDALKDMGMGTKEMDRCKNFFALGLVYWLYGRELEPTIRFLDEKFGGKPEIAESNRRALKAGWNYGETTDAFASSYKVEAAKLPPGTYKNVMGNQAMAWGLMAAAHLSGKELFLGSYPITPATDILHELSKYKNYGVKTFQAEDEIAAMGSAIGASYGGSMGITTSSGPGIALKTEGIGLAIMLELPVLVINIQRGGPSTGLPTKTEQADLFQAVLGRNGEAPLPVIAARSPSDCFNVAQEAWRIATRFMTPVMILSDGYIANGSEPWLIPDVNTLPKIPVTHAPPSDGTTKFLPYKRDELLARPWAIPGTKGLMHRIGGLEKQDTTGNVNYEPENHQHMVNTRAKKVENVALEIPQLEVEGPDKGDLLVLSWGGTYGACRTAVEACLEEGLKVAHAHLTWMNPFPSNLEQVLRSYKKVLIPELNLGQLRTIVRAKFLIDAQGFNKVQGRPFTVAELTTAIRSHLGVADAKVAPGTAATAALVGAGGDDAG; this comes from the coding sequence ATGTCCACAACGATTGAATCGGCCGCGGTTTCGCGGAAAAGTGTACAGAGTATTCCATCAGCCACCGTACGTTTTGCGGGGGACTCGGGCGACGGTATGCAGATCACGGGTGACCAACTCACCCGCACCGCCGCATTGATGGGGAGCGACGTTGCCACGTTCCCCGACTATCCGGCTGAAATCCGTGCCCCGCGTGGCACGCTCGCTGGCGTGTCGGGTTTCCAAGTCCACTTTGCTAGCGAAGACATTTTCACCCCCGGCGATCAACTCGACGCCCTGGTGGTGATGAACCCTGCTGCTCTCAAGACGAACCTGGGGGACCTCCGCAAAGGTGGCATCCTGATCGTCAACACCGACAACTTCCAGAAGTCGGATCTCGAACTCGCCAAGTACGAGACCAACCCGCTCGATAGCGAAGTGCTCGAGCACACCTATCAGCTGTTCAAAGTGCAGATGTCCAAGATCACCCGCGATGCCCTCAAAGACATGGGGATGGGCACGAAGGAAATGGACCGCTGCAAGAACTTCTTCGCACTCGGTCTGGTGTACTGGCTCTACGGCCGCGAACTCGAACCAACGATCCGCTTCCTCGACGAAAAGTTCGGTGGCAAGCCCGAGATCGCCGAGAGCAACCGCCGCGCCCTGAAGGCTGGCTGGAACTACGGCGAAACGACCGACGCCTTTGCCAGCAGCTACAAAGTGGAAGCGGCCAAGCTTCCTCCGGGCACCTACAAAAACGTGATGGGGAACCAGGCGATGGCCTGGGGTCTGATGGCTGCCGCCCATCTGAGCGGCAAGGAGCTGTTCCTCGGTTCCTACCCAATCACCCCCGCCACCGACATTCTGCACGAACTGTCGAAGTACAAAAACTACGGCGTGAAGACGTTCCAGGCGGAAGATGAAATCGCCGCCATGGGTTCGGCAATCGGCGCCAGCTACGGCGGCTCGATGGGAATCACCACCAGCAGCGGTCCGGGCATCGCGCTCAAGACCGAAGGGATCGGCCTGGCGATCATGCTCGAGCTCCCTGTGCTCGTGATCAACATTCAGCGCGGTGGTCCGAGCACCGGCCTGCCGACGAAAACCGAGCAAGCCGACTTGTTCCAAGCGGTTCTCGGCCGTAACGGCGAAGCCCCTTTGCCGGTCATCGCTGCCCGCAGCCCGAGCGACTGCTTCAACGTCGCGCAGGAAGCTTGGCGCATTGCCACCCGCTTCATGACCCCAGTCATGATTTTGTCGGACGGCTATATCGCCAACGGTAGCGAGCCATGGCTCATTCCCGACGTTAACACGCTCCCCAAAATTCCTGTGACCCACGCTCCACCTTCGGACGGAACCACCAAGTTCCTGCCGTACAAGCGCGATGAATTGCTCGCTCGTCCGTGGGCCATTCCAGGCACCAAGGGTCTGATGCACCGCATCGGTGGTCTCGAAAAGCAAGACACCACCGGTAACGTGAACTACGAACCGGAAAATCACCAGCACATGGTGAACACCCGCGCCAAGAAGGTCGAGAACGTGGCTCTCGAAATTCCGCAGCTGGAAGTCGAAGGTCCTGATAAGGGGGACCTGCTCGTGCTGAGCTGGGGTGGCACTTATGGTGCTTGCCGCACTGCCGTGGAAGCTTGCCTCGAAGAAGGTCTGAAGGTGGCCCACGCCCATCTGACCTGGATGAACCCCTTCCCGAGCAACCTCGAACAAGTGCTTCGGAGCTACAAGAAGGTGCTGATCCCCGAGCTCAACCTTGGCCAGCTCCGCACCATCGTTCGGGCCAAGTTCCTGATCGACGCACAAGGCTTCAACAAGGTGCAAGGTCGTCCGTTCACGGTGGCCGAACTCACCACCGCGATTCGCAGCCACCTGGGTGTCGCCGACGCCAAAGTGGCTCCCGGAACAGCTGCCACCGCCGCGCTCGTCGGAGCGGGTGGAGACGACGCTGGCTAA
- a CDS encoding 2-oxoacid:ferredoxin oxidoreductase subunit beta, which yields MSTELPTLTAADFASDQDIRWCPGCGDYSILAQMKKVMPQIGIARENTVFISGIGCSSRFPYYMNTYGMHSIHGRAPTIATGLKCARPDLSVWVITGDGDALSIGGNHFMHLIRRNVDLKIVLFNNRIYGLTKGQYSPTSPLGKITKSTPYGAIDNPLNPLSVAIGCEATFVARSIDVHIKHLGEVLKKAAEHKGTAFVEIYQNCNVFNDGAWDYATDKTSKFDTTLELEHGKPLIFGKNKDKGIRLNGTEPEVVELGKGISEDDLLFHDEKTPEATLAYLLSRMRHPEFPEPIGVFRSVPAPVYDVELNRQIDQAKEKRGPGDLNALFQSGETWTVS from the coding sequence ATGTCTACCGAACTTCCGACCCTGACAGCCGCTGATTTTGCGAGCGATCAGGATATCCGTTGGTGCCCTGGCTGCGGCGACTATTCGATCCTCGCCCAGATGAAAAAAGTGATGCCGCAAATCGGCATCGCTCGCGAAAACACCGTGTTCATTTCGGGCATCGGCTGCAGCAGCCGCTTTCCCTACTACATGAACACCTACGGCATGCACTCGATCCACGGTCGTGCTCCCACGATCGCCACGGGTCTGAAGTGCGCTCGCCCCGATTTGTCGGTGTGGGTCATCACTGGCGACGGCGATGCCCTGTCGATCGGTGGCAATCACTTCATGCACCTGATCCGCCGCAACGTCGACCTCAAGATCGTGCTGTTCAACAACCGCATCTATGGTCTCACGAAGGGTCAGTACAGCCCCACCTCGCCGCTCGGGAAGATCACCAAGAGCACCCCTTACGGCGCGATCGACAACCCGCTCAACCCACTGTCGGTAGCGATCGGCTGCGAAGCGACCTTCGTCGCTCGCTCGATCGACGTGCACATCAAGCACCTCGGCGAAGTGCTGAAGAAGGCTGCTGAACACAAGGGAACGGCGTTCGTCGAGATCTACCAGAACTGCAACGTGTTCAACGACGGTGCCTGGGACTACGCGACCGACAAGACTTCGAAGTTCGACACCACGCTCGAACTTGAGCATGGCAAGCCGCTGATCTTTGGTAAGAACAAAGACAAGGGTATTCGCCTCAACGGCACCGAGCCAGAAGTGGTGGAACTGGGTAAAGGAATCAGCGAAGACGATCTGCTGTTCCACGACGAAAAGACCCCTGAAGCCACGCTGGCCTACCTGCTCAGCCGGATGCGTCACCCCGAGTTCCCTGAACCGATCGGCGTGTTCCGCTCGGTTCCAGCTCCGGTGTACGACGTCGAACTCAATCGCCAAATCGATCAAGCGAAAGAGAAGCGTGGTCCTGGCGACCTCAACGCCCTGTTCCAATCGGGCGAAACCTGGACCGTGAGCTAA
- a CDS encoding CBS domain-containing protein codes for MPMCPLCDADVIEGADHCDSCGNSLTDSHLPAPATAVELALLTERVAQFQDRWPLVIRPSMQVREVLRLLVDNHIGCVVVVEHDQVVGIFTERDALMKIGSRIKELGDHPVREFMTTNVQSLPATAKIAFAVHRMSIGGYRHVPIVNKSNQPTGIFSVRDILEYLNTLVQKPL; via the coding sequence ATGCCGATGTGTCCTCTCTGCGACGCTGATGTGATCGAAGGAGCAGACCACTGCGACAGCTGCGGCAACTCGCTCACCGATTCGCACCTCCCTGCTCCGGCGACAGCAGTCGAGCTAGCGCTCTTAACCGAACGTGTGGCGCAGTTCCAGGATCGCTGGCCGCTGGTGATTCGCCCCTCGATGCAGGTCCGCGAGGTGCTGCGGCTGCTGGTCGACAACCACATCGGCTGCGTGGTGGTTGTCGAGCATGACCAGGTGGTGGGAATCTTCACCGAGCGCGATGCGCTCATGAAAATCGGCAGCCGGATCAAAGAGCTGGGAGATCACCCGGTGCGCGAATTTATGACCACCAACGTGCAGTCGCTTCCGGCGACCGCCAAGATTGCGTTTGCGGTGCATCGGATGTCGATTGGGGGCTACCGTCACGTGCCGATTGTCAACAAGTCGAACCAGCCGACCGGCATCTTCAGCGTGCGCGATATCCTCGAGTACCTCAACACACTCGTACAAAAACCGCTTTAG
- a CDS encoding SDR family NAD(P)-dependent oxidoreductase — MERRVGLITGGNAGIGRAAAMALAAVGVRVVIACRSAERGGAALATIRREVPQADVSMIVMDLASQQSIREGCAAFRAAGFAKLDLLIHNAAEFDLGQRSPAVSPDGIEKIWATNHLGPVLLTHLLDPELSRSRAARVIMVSSQGLMLHPWLKVNFTDPEFRQGGFRVDKAYYQSKLAQEVYTRWLAENYRGTNKRALCIRVTNVKIDLARYPQLSAIERWLYFWKSQFAITPEKMAASYVRLALDDAFQAASGMLVDHGCRPLAARRWAQDPSTVDQLMSLTRSYLPELPGQRSL, encoded by the coding sequence ATGGAGCGTCGAGTCGGGCTCATCACCGGAGGCAATGCTGGCATCGGTCGCGCGGCGGCCATGGCGCTCGCAGCAGTGGGTGTGCGTGTTGTGATTGCTTGTCGCAGTGCCGAGCGCGGCGGTGCAGCGCTGGCAACCATCCGCCGTGAAGTGCCGCAAGCTGACGTCTCTATGATCGTCATGGATCTTGCCTCGCAGCAATCGATTCGCGAAGGGTGCGCTGCTTTTCGAGCGGCTGGCTTCGCAAAGCTCGATCTGCTGATTCATAACGCAGCGGAGTTTGATCTCGGTCAGCGAAGCCCCGCCGTTTCACCCGACGGCATAGAAAAAATTTGGGCCACGAATCATCTCGGACCCGTGCTGCTGACACATCTGCTCGATCCCGAACTTTCGCGCAGCCGAGCGGCTCGCGTCATCATGGTTTCGTCTCAGGGACTGATGCTGCATCCCTGGCTGAAAGTGAATTTTACCGATCCCGAGTTCCGCCAAGGTGGCTTTCGGGTCGACAAGGCTTACTACCAGTCAAAATTGGCGCAGGAAGTTTATACGCGGTGGCTCGCCGAGAACTATCGCGGCACCAACAAGCGGGCCCTCTGCATCCGGGTCACGAACGTGAAGATCGATTTGGCGCGCTACCCACAGCTCTCGGCGATCGAGCGGTGGCTCTATTTTTGGAAGAGCCAATTCGCCATCACCCCCGAGAAGATGGCCGCTTCGTATGTGCGACTCGCGCTCGACGATGCGTTTCAAGCGGCATCGGGGATGCTTGTCGACCACGGGTGCCGACCTCTTGCTGCGCGACGCTGGGCACAAGATCCCAGCACCGTAGACCAGCTGATGTCGCTCACCCGCAGCTATTTGCCAGAGCTTCCTGGCCAGCGCTCGCTCTAG
- a CDS encoding ADP-ribosylglycohydrolase family protein, with protein MHSRTAVIDRDRVAGCLLGLALGDALGAPYEGGPIERLLWRMIGRTSHGEMRWTDDTQMTLDVTESLIAQGQIDQDDLARRFAASYRWSRGYGAGAARLLRRIRRGQPWRSANRAIFANGSYGNGAAMRSAVVGFYAAHQPTEFTARVHQVAEITHAHPLALEGSLVVALAASRVALGASNEAILAALREQVQLAPFRARLEIAQQWLERGAVPSAPEIRSALGNRVTAAESCITALYLALAYRERPFLDMQQQAIAVGGDVDTIGAIAGSLWGAARGAAALPETSLARLEACSQIRAAADQLHKLLAAQYDSKGAT; from the coding sequence ATGCATAGCAGAACTGCCGTGATCGACCGCGACCGGGTGGCGGGCTGTTTGCTCGGACTAGCGCTCGGCGATGCGCTGGGCGCGCCGTATGAAGGGGGACCGATCGAGCGCCTGTTGTGGCGGATGATCGGCCGAACATCGCATGGCGAGATGCGCTGGACCGACGACACGCAAATGACCCTCGATGTAACGGAGTCGCTCATCGCGCAGGGCCAGATCGATCAAGACGACCTCGCGCGGCGCTTTGCTGCGAGCTATCGTTGGTCGCGAGGCTATGGTGCAGGGGCAGCCCGATTACTGCGGCGCATTCGTCGCGGCCAGCCATGGCGCTCGGCCAATCGAGCGATTTTTGCCAACGGTTCGTATGGCAACGGCGCTGCGATGCGGTCGGCTGTCGTCGGCTTCTACGCAGCACATCAGCCGACGGAGTTCACCGCGCGCGTGCATCAAGTGGCCGAGATCACCCACGCTCATCCGTTGGCGCTGGAAGGGAGCCTGGTCGTGGCCCTCGCTGCAAGTCGTGTCGCGCTCGGAGCTTCGAACGAAGCAATCCTCGCTGCGCTGCGCGAGCAAGTTCAGCTCGCTCCGTTTCGCGCGCGGCTCGAGATTGCTCAGCAGTGGCTCGAGCGCGGCGCTGTGCCATCTGCCCCGGAAATCCGCAGCGCTTTGGGCAACCGTGTGACAGCCGCCGAGTCGTGCATCACGGCGCTCTATCTGGCCCTCGCCTATCGCGAGCGGCCGTTTCTCGACATGCAGCAGCAGGCGATTGCGGTGGGAGGAGATGTCGACACCATCGGCGCCATCGCAGGGAGCCTCTGGGGGGCAGCTCGTGGCGCAGCAGCCCTCCCCGAAACGTCGCTCGCCCGGCTCGAGGCTTGCAGCCAGATTCGCGCAGCGGCCGATCAACTCCACAAACTGCTGGCAGCCCAGTACGATAGCAAGGGAGCGACGTGA
- a CDS encoding alkaline phosphatase D family protein: protein MSSIDRRTFVAATVAGSMAAALPAELLATESQEPIGPLLGHVDTTKAIVWFRAAAPGPVALQVVSQTSGGEETSKTYRAEALAEHDLCVKFTVVDLAPSTTYEGTIVESAATGKLADPHCQIRTPAAPETPAKVALAFGSCASSTKFFEIWDKIAEVGTDALVLMGDTPYIDKTDLPFNRQCHREFLRIPTLNALARSRPLWGTWDDHDFGGNDTDGKVKNKPQIRQAFCEYRALESFGDGEHGIYTKFRYGGVEVFMIDPRYFSQTEMSPVDPEKPTCVGKKQWEWLLAALEQSTAPFKVLATGMIWDDKENKEKDDWGTYAHERDAIFDFLGEKKISGVILLSGDIHVSRHLKYPTQKRVGYELHECIVSPLHDRIIPSLNIPHPALVWGEPIPNVFLQLTADTTQTPAKLTARWISMSGKQLHAVELTTSDLSAT from the coding sequence ATGTCATCGATCGATCGTCGCACGTTTGTCGCCGCCACAGTTGCTGGTTCGATGGCAGCTGCGTTGCCAGCCGAGCTGCTCGCCACCGAGAGCCAGGAGCCGATCGGTCCGCTGCTGGGGCATGTCGACACCACGAAAGCGATCGTCTGGTTTCGCGCTGCAGCCCCTGGTCCGGTCGCGCTGCAGGTCGTCTCCCAAACGAGTGGCGGTGAGGAGACCAGCAAAACCTATCGCGCCGAGGCGCTTGCCGAGCACGACCTGTGCGTGAAGTTCACCGTCGTCGACCTCGCGCCGAGCACTACCTACGAAGGGACAATCGTCGAGTCGGCGGCGACCGGCAAACTGGCCGATCCCCACTGCCAGATTCGCACGCCCGCTGCCCCCGAGACTCCGGCAAAAGTTGCGCTCGCCTTTGGTTCGTGCGCGTCGAGCACGAAGTTTTTTGAGATCTGGGACAAGATCGCCGAGGTGGGCACCGACGCCCTGGTGCTGATGGGTGATACGCCCTACATCGACAAAACCGACCTCCCGTTCAATCGCCAGTGTCACCGCGAGTTCCTTCGCATCCCCACGCTCAACGCCCTCGCCCGCTCGCGACCACTCTGGGGAACTTGGGATGATCACGACTTCGGAGGGAACGACACCGACGGCAAGGTGAAGAACAAGCCTCAAATTCGCCAGGCGTTTTGCGAGTATCGCGCGCTCGAATCGTTTGGCGATGGAGAGCATGGGATCTACACCAAGTTCCGCTACGGCGGTGTCGAGGTCTTCATGATCGACCCGCGCTACTTCTCGCAAACGGAAATGTCTCCCGTCGATCCCGAGAAGCCAACGTGCGTTGGTAAGAAGCAGTGGGAGTGGCTCCTGGCGGCGCTCGAGCAATCGACCGCGCCGTTCAAAGTCCTCGCCACCGGCATGATCTGGGACGATAAGGAAAACAAAGAGAAAGATGACTGGGGAACGTATGCGCACGAGCGTGATGCGATTTTTGACTTCCTCGGCGAGAAGAAAATCTCGGGCGTGATTTTGCTCAGCGGCGACATTCATGTCTCGCGGCATCTGAAGTATCCGACGCAAAAACGGGTCGGCTACGAGCTGCACGAGTGCATCGTTTCGCCGCTGCACGACCGGATCATCCCCTCGCTCAACATTCCTCATCCGGCGCTCGTGTGGGGAGAGCCAATTCCGAACGTCTTCTTGCAGCTGACCGCCGATACCACGCAAACCCCCGCAAAACTCACCGCCCGCTGGATTTCGATGAGTGGCAAGCAGCTCCACGCCGTGGAGCTCACCACCAGCGATTTGTCGGCGACTTAG
- a CDS encoding GAF domain-containing SpoIIE family protein phosphatase: protein MTNNKPPYLKIHQGPASADAISREVDDRESTLSTMIRAFEQATGWSLLYQPMQMPLHRTMSPVVLGGDGQPVAQLTIVPAIDTGEGFGEHKFSTASIEHVRPLAASIAQLLSENNRLKHTLWQREAELATAIPVSSRPSTEPQLASKMQSVLRSGVEALHCTAAAAYLLDDSTTALKMRSCVGLPETRLMDPARPLRGAVADLEALLGHAVVLEDTDSMPHWQVPEDFGAAVCVPISSSTTPLGTLWMFSERARDFSSEETNLIEIIAGRIAADLEREVLVNAGRDSREQNKQLQQAAQWQTARLPSIKPMSDEFDIAGWTEQCRDLGGDFHDWLVLPDGRLGVTVATAHDSLLTGSLSAAAIQAATKAHAQYPHQPAALLERLGETLWTTSAGDQFASMAYGLIDMDSATLELALAGDAGGLLVGSQAHQLLLPSSPKLGISPDLKLPMIRRPMQRGDLLLLWSSGLQQTWQRHGMEAALEAVLNTVRRQKRETASGLARRVQQLLQSWNLKVQDDRSLVIVRRRM from the coding sequence GTGACAAACAACAAACCGCCCTATCTGAAAATTCATCAAGGGCCTGCCAGTGCGGACGCGATTTCGCGCGAAGTCGACGATCGCGAGTCGACCCTCTCGACGATGATTCGCGCGTTTGAGCAAGCGACGGGGTGGTCGCTCCTCTATCAGCCGATGCAAATGCCGCTGCATCGCACCATGTCTCCCGTGGTGCTCGGCGGCGATGGCCAGCCGGTCGCTCAGCTGACGATCGTCCCGGCGATCGATACCGGAGAAGGTTTTGGCGAGCACAAGTTCTCCACCGCTTCGATCGAGCATGTCCGTCCCCTTGCCGCGTCGATCGCGCAGCTGCTGAGCGAAAACAATCGTCTGAAGCACACCCTCTGGCAGCGCGAGGCGGAACTTGCCACCGCCATTCCGGTAAGTAGTCGTCCTTCGACCGAGCCGCAGCTCGCCAGCAAGATGCAATCGGTGCTCCGAAGTGGCGTGGAAGCACTGCATTGCACCGCCGCTGCGGCCTACCTGCTCGACGACTCCACCACCGCACTCAAGATGCGTTCGTGCGTTGGACTTCCCGAAACGAGGCTGATGGACCCCGCTCGTCCGCTGCGTGGTGCCGTGGCCGATCTCGAAGCGCTTCTCGGCCATGCCGTGGTGCTCGAAGACACCGACTCGATGCCCCACTGGCAAGTGCCGGAAGATTTTGGCGCAGCGGTTTGTGTTCCAATCTCGAGCAGCACCACACCGCTCGGCACGCTCTGGATGTTCAGCGAACGGGCTCGCGATTTTTCGAGTGAAGAGACGAATCTCATCGAGATCATCGCAGGACGTATCGCCGCCGATCTCGAACGCGAAGTGTTGGTGAATGCCGGGCGCGACTCGCGCGAGCAGAACAAACAGCTGCAACAAGCCGCGCAGTGGCAAACGGCCCGTCTGCCGTCGATCAAACCGATGAGCGACGAGTTCGACATCGCTGGCTGGACCGAACAGTGCCGCGATCTGGGTGGCGATTTCCACGACTGGCTCGTTCTGCCCGATGGACGGCTCGGGGTAACAGTGGCCACCGCTCACGATTCGCTGCTGACCGGCAGCTTGTCGGCCGCTGCGATTCAGGCCGCCACCAAAGCGCATGCTCAGTATCCGCATCAACCGGCCGCGCTACTCGAACGACTCGGCGAAACACTCTGGACCACTTCCGCAGGGGACCAGTTCGCCTCGATGGCCTACGGCCTGATCGACATGGATTCGGCAACCCTCGAACTGGCGCTCGCTGGCGACGCTGGTGGATTACTCGTCGGTTCGCAGGCGCATCAGCTGCTGCTCCCTTCCTCGCCGAAGCTCGGCATCAGCCCCGACCTGAAACTGCCGATGATCCGTCGACCGATGCAGCGGGGCGATCTGCTGCTGCTCTGGAGCAGCGGCTTGCAGCAGACGTGGCAGCGTCATGGCATGGAAGCGGCGCTCGAGGCAGTGCTGAATACCGTCCGGCGTCAAAAGCGGGAAACAGCCTCGGGACTGGCGCGGCGCGTACAGCAGCTTCTGCAAAGCTGGAACCTGAAGGTGCAGGACGATCGTTCGCTCGTGATTGTCCGTCGGCGGATGTAA
- a CDS encoding ABC transporter ATP-binding protein, whose protein sequence is MIGSKSGDPAIDVVDLRKTYREGWIRPKQQEALKGISLRVERGEIFGLLGGNGAGKTTFIKILLGIIRRTSGQATLLGYPAGDKRGRQLVGYLPENLRVPRHMTGLVALEYYGNLSGLTTSEVRKRRGPLLEKVGLAVRAKDPVRTYSKGMLQRLGLAQAMLHDPDIYILDEPTDGLDPSARAQVRSFLADLKQQGKTVFLNSHILQEVELICDRVAILDRGNLKQVERVENITSGRLTKNGSADARVELIVTFDLQGPPELIASVLASTVITSLQQFTPLEQRVVAKLGDQTEVDAIVDRLRSVGVSVVGLSRQRMSLEQHYLEIVAQAVTE, encoded by the coding sequence ATGATCGGTAGCAAGTCCGGCGATCCTGCGATCGATGTGGTCGACCTGCGAAAGACCTATCGGGAAGGTTGGATTCGCCCCAAGCAGCAGGAAGCGCTCAAGGGAATTTCGCTGCGCGTCGAACGAGGGGAGATTTTTGGTCTCTTGGGAGGAAACGGCGCCGGCAAAACCACGTTCATCAAAATCTTGCTCGGCATCATCCGCCGCACATCGGGGCAGGCCACACTGCTCGGCTATCCCGCCGGAGATAAGCGAGGGCGGCAACTGGTCGGCTATTTGCCCGAGAATCTGCGAGTTCCGCGTCACATGACGGGACTCGTGGCGCTTGAGTACTACGGCAATCTCAGCGGACTCACGACAAGCGAAGTCCGCAAACGGCGCGGACCGCTCCTCGAAAAAGTAGGGCTCGCCGTTCGGGCCAAAGATCCGGTGCGAACCTACTCCAAAGGGATGCTGCAGCGGCTCGGTCTCGCGCAAGCGATGCTGCACGATCCCGACATCTATATCCTCGACGAACCGACCGATGGACTCGATCCCTCGGCACGCGCGCAAGTCCGTTCGTTCCTGGCCGACCTGAAACAGCAGGGAAAAACGGTCTTCCTCAACAGTCACATTTTGCAAGAGGTAGAACTGATCTGCGATCGGGTGGCGATTCTCGATCGGGGCAATCTGAAGCAAGTCGAGCGGGTCGAGAACATCACGTCGGGACGTCTCACCAAAAATGGGAGCGCCGACGCGCGAGTTGAGCTGATCGTGACGTTCGACCTGCAAGGTCCGCCAGAATTGATCGCTTCGGTTCTAGCCAGCACCGTCATCACCAGCCTGCAGCAGTTCACACCACTCGAGCAGCGCGTGGTGGCCAAGCTGGGAGATCAAACCGAAGTCGATGCCATCGTCGATCGTTTGCGAAGCGTGGGAGTCAGTGTCGTGGGGCTATCGCGTCAGCGCATGAGTCTCGAACAGCATTATCTCGAGATCGTGGCGCAAGCTGTCACCGAATAG